A single window of Rickettsiella endosymbiont of Dermanyssus gallinae DNA harbors:
- a CDS encoding phage capsid protein encodes MSEINLDTACQLFASEVTLQYQNRLKLQDTIEERHGLRGTQLNVPVSDLLEMNQTNFTSSDIFVTPVNETNVQVPTHDYHLKTVIGGGEKTLFNFDKILDHARLHAKAAARLTDYIKINAIFSDPAFIKGDIYTVPVDVGINTGLNEEKYALTISYLESQDVDVHDLEVSTWPPALLKPSLFADKQVTSSFYNDTKPLTNNKIKVYLDIDFRFMGQNGINSIPRVPDEKGLFQYLVPVVHKDAIIQGYNRDINTSITWLPNQDRWELLTFLTSGAKIIQPRGIALITANQKFTKNP; translated from the coding sequence ATGTCCGAAATTAATTTAGATACTGCATGCCAGCTCTTTGCATCTGAAGTCACACTACAATATCAAAACCGCTTAAAGTTACAGGATACGATTGAAGAACGTCATGGCCTGCGAGGTACACAATTAAATGTACCTGTGTCTGACTTGCTGGAAATGAATCAAACGAACTTTACATCGTCAGATATTTTCGTTACGCCCGTTAATGAAACCAATGTACAAGTACCCACGCATGATTACCACTTAAAAACTGTAATAGGGGGTGGTGAAAAGACCCTATTTAATTTTGATAAAATTCTGGATCACGCTAGGCTGCACGCAAAGGCAGCCGCTCGTCTCACCGACTACATAAAAATCAATGCTATTTTTAGTGATCCCGCCTTTATCAAAGGTGATATTTATACCGTGCCTGTCGACGTAGGTATTAATACAGGTCTTAATGAAGAAAAATATGCACTAACGATTTCTTATTTAGAAAGTCAAGACGTGGATGTACACGATCTGGAAGTCAGTACTTGGCCACCAGCTCTGCTCAAACCTTCATTATTTGCCGATAAACAAGTTACGAGTTCTTTCTATAATGATACGAAACCTCTTACGAATAATAAAATTAAAGTCTACTTAGACATTGATTTTCGATTCATGGGGCAGAACGGAATTAACAGCATTCCGCGTGTTCCTGATGAAAAAGGATTATTTCAATACCTCGTGCCTGTTGTTCATAAAGACGCGATCATCCAGGGCTATAACCGTGACATTAACACGAGTATCACCTGGTTACCGAACCAAGATCGCTGGGAATTACTCACGTTTTTAACCAGTGGTGCCAAAATCATTCAACCGCGTGGAATTGCATTAATTACCGCGAATCAAAAATTTACTAAAAACCCTTAG
- a CDS encoding phage tail protein — protein sequence MLKSYLPQQRTKDQPIADGKTSVFNYSFLILKPEDIAVLVTNPGDIANPDKDRKVLNQDYIVQNMGTMTGGTITFLKEKIPMVGAIVTLTRQMEVSIETEFGNAQTFNGHTLDAAFERVLLIMQQFQTQLDTDSLQYVINSYLPSNTSNQLPILTGQDNQVWISRNGQIITAKIENSDISTLRSELASQAPNGGDGTSLIGYYDPLQKTGGKLQAFLSQLQNSLIQMQQDLEKKIDALALASIKPGDFILTGAHITERQGFFLMDHREANRIEDAALFEAIGTQFGEGDGKTTFNVPDFCRRTLVGAGGTATAILNSLVGSVGGEEVHTMTLDELVAHTHAYSSMINKAHTFQNGPNAPTGDSWGSFPTSSAGGSKPFNIIQPSLVVNGFIKR from the coding sequence TTGCTAAAAAGTTATTTACCCCAACAAAGAACAAAAGATCAGCCTATTGCCGATGGTAAAACGTCTGTCTTCAATTACAGCTTTTTAATTCTAAAGCCAGAAGATATCGCCGTTTTAGTAACCAACCCTGGAGATATAGCCAATCCTGATAAAGATCGAAAAGTTTTAAATCAAGATTATATCGTGCAAAATATGGGAACGATGACAGGCGGTACCATTACTTTTTTGAAAGAAAAAATACCGATGGTCGGTGCAATCGTGACGCTGACACGACAAATGGAAGTCAGTATAGAGACGGAATTTGGTAATGCACAAACCTTTAATGGTCATACCTTAGATGCCGCGTTTGAACGGGTATTGCTCATCATGCAGCAATTTCAAACCCAATTAGATACCGACAGTTTGCAGTATGTCATTAACAGTTATTTACCGTCTAATACATCTAATCAACTACCTATACTCACAGGACAAGATAACCAAGTTTGGATCAGTCGAAATGGACAGATTATTACGGCAAAAATTGAAAACTCGGATATCAGTACCCTACGTTCAGAGCTTGCCAGTCAAGCGCCGAATGGAGGTGATGGCACTAGTTTAATTGGTTATTACGACCCACTACAAAAAACAGGAGGCAAATTACAAGCATTCTTAAGTCAGTTGCAAAATAGTTTAATCCAAATGCAACAAGACCTTGAGAAAAAAATAGATGCCTTAGCCCTTGCGTCTATTAAACCAGGCGATTTTATCTTAACCGGCGCACATATCACCGAACGCCAAGGGTTTTTCTTAATGGATCATCGTGAGGCCAATCGAATAGAAGATGCAGCACTTTTTGAGGCCATCGGCACACAATTTGGTGAAGGGGATGGAAAAACGACCTTTAATGTTCCTGATTTTTGTCGCCGTACCTTGGTTGGTGCGGGGGGAACTGCTACGGCTATTTTAAATAGTCTCGTCGGCAGTGTAGGCGGTGAAGAAGTACACACGATGACGCTCGATGAGTTAGTAGCGCATACCCATGCTTACAGCAGCATGATTAATAAAGCGCATACTTTTCAAAATGGCCCTAACGCACCCACCGGCGATAGTTGGGGTTCATTCCCCACGTCTTCTGCTGGCGGTAGTAAACCTTTTAACATTATACAGCCTTCTTTAGTCGTCAATGGATTTATAAAAAGATAG
- the ssb gene encoding single-stranded DNA-binding protein translates to MARGINKVILVGNLGADPDVKVISNNQLMTTFSLATSDAWKDKQTGEKQEKTEWHRIVLFQRLAEIARDYLKKGAKVYIEGKLQTRKWQDKSDGQDHFITEIVCKELQMLDSRTDKSADPSTTLPSTPDELEENIDDEIPF, encoded by the coding sequence ATGGCAAGAGGCATTAATAAGGTTATTTTAGTGGGAAATTTAGGCGCAGACCCTGATGTAAAAGTAATATCTAATAACCAACTTATGACTACGTTTAGTTTGGCGACGAGTGATGCATGGAAGGATAAGCAAACCGGCGAAAAACAAGAAAAAACCGAATGGCATCGTATTGTATTATTTCAGCGCCTGGCTGAAATTGCCCGCGATTATTTAAAAAAAGGGGCTAAAGTTTACATTGAGGGTAAATTACAAACACGTAAATGGCAGGACAAAAGCGACGGCCAAGACCATTTTATAACCGAAATTGTGTGTAAAGAACTACAGATGCTAGATAGCAGAACAGATAAATCTGCTGATCCTTCTACTACATTACCGTCTACGCCTGACGAATTAGAGGAAAATATTGATGATGAGATTCCTTTTTGA
- a CDS encoding portal protein, with protein MNFATLYARYEESKRYKDNWLALYNDLYTFVIPNRDAFNIKFNFQDGGKPTGLQMWDNTALLSAYQRANDLHGLLLPQDRVWGKLSLDPRLVKEDHISELQPVIDEVNDRLFFYLNQSNLARMVASSNLDLVGGTAALWVESIDDVTPLYFRSIPAISLVIEYSTDDVLNTCWYQCRMSGRKIAEDFPKYKNKRRLLEEPSNLFVVIYGQIKLREDKFYIYAILEDDPFTPLWESERDYNQIIIYRDRVRPGECEGRGIGIDLLPTIRDLNRVIEYSRKNLAFKANPPLFYDVDKYFNPHMVRQWAGALIARNPNGRNPLEALQLPEYPEIIEHIRDLRQVIRDGFQVDPIGEINTPVKSATEVSIRENRAQRTSATDISRLINELPKQIFTISAKILAKRRLLSQDRSVSGINSHLLRFDFQSPLYDLQKQDDLSHFTMMAQILQQFGGEGAVLTATKMEEVLPFLADKLNLPSKLMKSKEEFAGFLQRMAQQIQQSQTPQLPSPSTSASPISIPSPSQVQF; from the coding sequence ATGAACTTTGCTACCTTGTATGCTCGATATGAAGAAAGCAAGCGGTACAAAGACAATTGGTTAGCTTTATACAATGATTTGTACACGTTTGTGATACCGAACCGTGACGCGTTTAATATCAAATTTAATTTTCAGGACGGAGGAAAGCCTACAGGACTGCAAATGTGGGATAATACGGCGCTTTTAAGCGCTTATCAGCGCGCCAATGATCTACATGGGCTGTTATTGCCACAAGACCGTGTATGGGGGAAATTGAGCCTTGATCCGCGTCTTGTCAAAGAAGATCACATCTCTGAATTACAGCCGGTTATTGATGAGGTCAATGATCGCTTATTTTTTTACTTAAACCAATCGAATCTAGCGAGGATGGTAGCATCCAGTAATCTTGATCTGGTGGGGGGTACGGCTGCTTTGTGGGTCGAATCGATCGATGATGTCACGCCACTCTATTTTCGTTCTATTCCGGCCATTTCCCTTGTCATCGAGTACAGTACCGATGATGTGTTAAATACTTGTTGGTACCAATGTCGTATGAGCGGCAGAAAAATAGCGGAGGATTTTCCAAAGTACAAAAATAAGCGTCGATTATTGGAAGAGCCGAGTAACTTATTTGTCGTGATTTATGGACAAATTAAATTAAGAGAAGACAAATTTTATATCTATGCCATATTAGAAGATGACCCATTCACGCCATTATGGGAAAGCGAACGCGATTATAATCAAATCATTATTTATCGAGACCGTGTGAGACCAGGTGAATGTGAAGGGCGAGGTATCGGTATCGATTTATTACCGACGATTCGTGACCTCAATCGGGTGATTGAATATAGCCGTAAGAATCTCGCGTTTAAAGCCAATCCACCCTTATTTTATGATGTGGACAAATATTTTAATCCGCATATGGTTAGACAGTGGGCTGGTGCGTTAATTGCTAGAAATCCAAACGGTAGAAATCCATTAGAAGCGCTGCAATTACCGGAATATCCAGAAATCATAGAGCACATCCGTGATTTAAGACAAGTGATTCGAGATGGTTTTCAAGTTGACCCTATCGGAGAAATCAATACACCCGTTAAATCAGCGACGGAAGTGTCTATCCGAGAAAACAGAGCGCAGCGTACCAGTGCGACGGATATCTCACGTTTAATTAATGAATTACCTAAACAGATTTTTACTATCAGTGCAAAAATCTTAGCTAAACGACGTTTGCTTTCTCAAGATAGAAGTGTGAGCGGTATTAATTCACATTTATTGCGCTTTGATTTCCAAAGCCCACTCTATGATCTGCAAAAACAAGATGACTTAAGCCATTTTACGATGATGGCACAGATTCTCCAGCAGTTTGGTGGCGAAGGCGCTGTACTGACAGCAACGAAGATGGAGGAAGTCTTACCTTTCTTAGCAGACAAACTCAACTTACCCAGTAAGCTAATGAAATCTAAAGAAGAATTTGCCGGTTTTCTACAGCGTATGGCTCAACAAATTCAACAATCACAGACACCACAATTACCGTCACCTTCAACAAGTGCAAGTCCGATTTCTATTCCAAGTCCTTCACAGGTGCAATTTTGA